A single window of Pseudarthrobacter psychrotolerans DNA harbors:
- a CDS encoding ISL3 family transposase codes for MAADDAASLIFNLPDYRVTAAVLLPDGARHITVETTFPPGCPSCGVVAFRVKERRCQRLRDIPVAGRVVLLWDKRRWFCDEYLCERKSFCEATPQVPRRARSTRRLRQSVLEAVITSGRAVSETAVAFGISWWLVQQIIGDAALRLPDVDLLAPRMLGIDEHRYRSVRFFQDPGTKAWIRYEPWMTTIVDLDTGQVLGIVDGRDRKGVGNWLFARPLDWRLGVQVVAIDPSAAFRKALRMWLPRTAVSVDLFHVTMLANDMLTTVRQGLSQQVRGRRGRTTDPAWANRMLLLKANENLSERGHHRLAGVFAADDPTGSLQAAWQVKEQLRTLLSTGSLEDAAAAKTALADLVERAAMPETNRLYRTVCRWWAEIEVLIVTGATTAKVEANNTAIKHIKRTARGYRNPINYKSRILLRSAARMAA; via the coding sequence TTGGCGGCCGATGATGCTGCCAGCTTGATCTTCAACCTGCCTGATTACCGTGTCACGGCCGCCGTGCTGCTTCCTGACGGGGCACGCCACATTACGGTGGAGACGACATTTCCGCCGGGCTGCCCGAGTTGCGGCGTCGTCGCCTTCCGGGTGAAGGAGCGCCGTTGCCAGCGGCTGCGTGACATTCCGGTCGCTGGCCGGGTGGTGCTGCTCTGGGACAAGCGGCGCTGGTTCTGTGACGAGTATTTGTGCGAGCGGAAATCGTTCTGCGAAGCGACGCCGCAGGTCCCGCGCCGGGCCCGGTCGACGCGGCGGCTACGGCAGTCGGTGCTGGAGGCGGTCATCACCTCGGGGCGGGCAGTGTCCGAGACCGCCGTGGCGTTCGGGATCTCGTGGTGGCTGGTCCAGCAGATCATCGGCGACGCCGCCCTGCGCCTGCCGGACGTGGACCTGCTGGCACCCAGGATGCTGGGCATCGATGAGCACCGGTACCGGTCCGTGCGGTTCTTCCAGGACCCCGGCACCAAGGCATGGATCCGGTACGAGCCCTGGATGACAACGATCGTGGATCTGGACACCGGCCAGGTCCTGGGCATCGTGGACGGACGTGACCGCAAGGGCGTCGGGAACTGGCTCTTCGCCCGGCCACTGGACTGGCGGCTTGGGGTGCAGGTCGTCGCGATCGACCCGTCCGCGGCCTTCCGGAAAGCACTACGGATGTGGTTGCCGCGCACGGCGGTCTCGGTGGATCTTTTCCACGTGACGATGCTGGCCAACGACATGCTCACCACCGTCCGTCAGGGCCTGTCCCAGCAGGTTCGGGGCCGGCGGGGCAGGACCACGGACCCGGCGTGGGCGAACCGGATGCTGCTGCTGAAGGCCAACGAGAACCTCTCAGAACGTGGACATCACCGGTTGGCGGGCGTGTTCGCTGCCGACGATCCGACCGGCAGCCTCCAGGCCGCCTGGCAGGTCAAGGAACAACTCCGCACCCTGCTCTCCACCGGGTCCCTCGAGGACGCAGCCGCCGCGAAGACTGCCCTCGCCGACCTGGTGGAACGGGCCGCGATGCCGGAGACGAACAGGCTCTACCGGACCGTGTGCCGCTGGTGGGCCGAGATCGAAGTCCTCATCGTCACCGGCGCTACAACAGCCAAAGTAGAAGCCAACAACACCGCGATAAAACACATCAAACGAACCGCCCGCGGCTACCGCAACCCAATCAATTACAAATCGCGTATTCTCTTGAGAAGTGCAGCCCGGATGGCAGCATGA
- a CDS encoding IS3 family transposase: MDDYYAFIWQEKAYYKIDWMCQQLKVPRSSYYRWTLPKGPTPTQVRHNKLTVEVERVFGREKGMAGRDQITTILGHEGVAVAPGTVGSIMKKQGLRAVRMRAWKKTTVVDPAARTGHIRNHMQDGEGNRDFTATVPGTRMVGDITYLQTGSGWLYLATVIDLATRMVVGWSMASHMRTSLIIDALTMARDHGRLHSGGAVFHSDRGSQYTSAGFQGWCAANSVTQSMGVVGVCWDNAVAESFFSHLKTEMYHHHDFPNHMAARTAVMEYIESWYNRRRPHANNLGLPPARALAEYQNKIHQIAA; this comes from the coding sequence ATAGACGACTACTACGCGTTTATCTGGCAGGAGAAGGCCTACTACAAGATCGACTGGATGTGCCAGCAGTTGAAGGTCCCCAGGTCCTCGTATTACCGATGGACGTTGCCGAAGGGCCCGACCCCGACACAGGTCCGCCACAACAAGCTGACCGTGGAGGTGGAGCGCGTGTTTGGGCGCGAGAAGGGCATGGCCGGGCGGGACCAGATCACCACGATCCTGGGCCATGAGGGCGTCGCGGTGGCGCCGGGCACGGTGGGTTCCATCATGAAGAAGCAGGGGCTGCGGGCGGTGCGGATGCGTGCGTGGAAGAAGACCACGGTCGTTGACCCGGCGGCCAGGACCGGGCATATCCGCAACCATATGCAGGACGGTGAGGGCAACCGTGATTTCACCGCCACCGTGCCGGGAACCCGGATGGTCGGGGACATTACCTACCTGCAAACGGGTTCCGGATGGCTGTACCTGGCCACCGTGATCGATCTGGCGACCCGGATGGTTGTGGGCTGGTCGATGGCCTCCCATATGCGTACGTCGTTGATCATTGACGCGCTGACCATGGCACGTGACCATGGCCGGCTTCACTCCGGCGGGGCGGTCTTTCACAGCGACCGTGGCTCGCAGTACACCTCTGCCGGGTTCCAGGGCTGGTGCGCGGCGAACAGCGTTACCCAGTCCATGGGCGTGGTCGGTGTGTGCTGGGACAACGCGGTGGCCGAGTCGTTCTTCTCGCACCTGAAGACCGAGATGTACCACCACCACGATTTCCCCAATCACATGGCAGCCAGGACCGCTGTGATGGAATACATCGAATCCTGGTACAACCGGCGCCGGCCCCATGCCAACAACCTGGGCCTGCCCCCGGCACGCGCCCTGGCCGAATACCAAAACAAGATCCACCAGATAGCAGCGTAA
- a CDS encoding transposase, protein MSSRPTYSDEFKADAVNLVVSSGRSPASVAPELGISVTALKRWVQLHREGEAGAGGKPDDPVDPAKYKALEARLREVERENDFLKKVSAFFAKEQR, encoded by the coding sequence ATGTCTTCCCGTCCCACCTATTCCGATGAGTTCAAGGCCGATGCAGTGAATCTGGTCGTTTCCTCCGGCCGTTCACCCGCCTCGGTTGCCCCCGAGCTGGGGATCTCCGTGACCGCGCTGAAGCGGTGGGTGCAGCTGCACCGGGAAGGAGAAGCCGGGGCCGGCGGCAAGCCTGATGATCCGGTGGATCCCGCGAAATACAAGGCGTTGGAGGCCCGGCTGCGGGAAGTCGAAAGGGAAAATGATTTCCTGAAAAAAGTTTCGGCGTTCTTCGCCAAAGAACAACGGTAG
- a CDS encoding PadR family transcriptional regulator, with protein sequence MSPWYRSSLTRRAEMLKGTLEGIVLALLTGSPAYGYEITTLLRVLGFTEIAEGTVYALLVRIEQKGLADVEKRPSEKGPPRKVYTLNARGEKELHEFWNTWSFLSERLEQLRKGGK encoded by the coding sequence ATGAGCCCCTGGTACCGTTCCAGCCTGACACGTAGGGCGGAGATGCTCAAGGGGACACTGGAGGGCATTGTTCTTGCCCTCCTGACCGGGAGCCCGGCATATGGGTACGAAATCACGACGCTGCTCCGGGTGCTGGGTTTCACCGAAATCGCTGAGGGCACCGTGTACGCGCTGCTCGTCAGAATCGAGCAAAAAGGCCTGGCGGACGTCGAGAAGCGACCCTCCGAAAAAGGGCCCCCACGCAAGGTGTACACGCTCAACGCACGGGGCGAAAAAGAACTGCACGAATTTTGGAACACATGGAGCTTCTTGTCCGAACGGCTTGAACAGCTCCGCAAGGGAGGAAAGTGA
- a CDS encoding DUF1048 domain-containing protein gives MAAKWIELVTGSLEQKKQYKQSKARLDALPELYHSVANAFNRYFMYYGGVTEGDTIVQMFADFADLWERAAIDGTPVSEIVGEDPIEFAESFAQAYGGKRWIDKERARLNEAVDKAKAKETGS, from the coding sequence ATGGCAGCGAAGTGGATCGAGCTGGTGACCGGCTCGCTCGAGCAGAAGAAGCAGTACAAGCAGTCCAAGGCGCGGCTGGATGCCCTGCCTGAGCTGTACCACTCCGTGGCGAACGCCTTCAACCGGTACTTCATGTACTACGGGGGGGTCACCGAGGGGGACACGATCGTGCAGATGTTCGCGGACTTCGCGGACCTGTGGGAACGCGCCGCCATCGACGGCACGCCCGTGAGCGAGATCGTCGGCGAAGATCCCATTGAGTTCGCCGAGAGCTTCGCTCAGGCATACGGCGGAAAGCGGTGGATCGACAAGGAACGGGCCCGTCTCAACGAGGCGGTCGACAAGGCGAAGGCGAAGGAGACAGGATCATGA
- a CDS encoding ATP-binding cassette domain-containing protein, whose protein sequence is MSTEVTRSRLSGPAIRVQGMEKSYKDLHVLRGVDFEVAPGSIFALLGSNGAGKTTMVKILSTLLKADAGTATVHGFDVATDAFRVRESISLTGQFAAVDEILSGRENLVLVARLRHLKAPGQVADDLLARFNLTDAGSRKVATYSGGMRRRLDIAMSLIGQPKVIFLDEPTTGLDPEGRNDVWQVVKELANQGTTVLLTTQYLDEAEQLADRIAILHEGRIIANGTLAELKRLLPPAKVEYVEKQPSLEDVFLALVGNNDKDESLRDRS, encoded by the coding sequence ATGAGCACCGAGGTGACACGAAGCCGGCTCAGCGGACCCGCGATCCGGGTGCAGGGCATGGAGAAGTCCTACAAGGACTTGCACGTCCTGCGTGGCGTGGACTTCGAGGTGGCCCCGGGTAGCATCTTCGCCCTCCTCGGCTCGAACGGAGCGGGAAAGACCACAATGGTGAAGATCCTGTCGACGCTGCTGAAAGCAGATGCCGGCACAGCCACCGTGCATGGATTCGACGTCGCAACGGACGCCTTTCGCGTTCGGGAGTCCATCAGCCTGACCGGGCAGTTCGCCGCGGTAGACGAAATCCTCTCAGGCCGGGAGAACCTGGTACTGGTTGCCAGGTTGCGGCATCTGAAAGCCCCCGGCCAGGTCGCTGATGATCTTCTGGCACGCTTCAACCTCACCGATGCAGGCTCTCGAAAGGTGGCCACGTATTCCGGCGGCATGCGCCGTCGCCTGGATATCGCCATGAGCCTGATCGGGCAGCCGAAGGTGATCTTCCTGGACGAGCCGACCACCGGGCTCGACCCCGAAGGACGCAACGATGTGTGGCAGGTAGTCAAGGAACTCGCCAATCAGGGCACCACTGTTCTACTCACCACACAGTATCTGGACGAGGCCGAACAACTCGCAGACCGGATCGCCATTCTTCATGAGGGGCGCATCATCGCGAACGGCACCCTCGCCGAGCTGAAGCGGTTGCTGCCGCCGGCGAAGGTCGAATATGTCGAGAAGCAGCCGAGCCTGGAGGACGTCTTCCTGGCGCTCGTGGGTAACAACGATAAGGACGAGTCACTTAGGGACAGGTCATGA
- a CDS encoding ABC transporter permease, protein MSTHFFADTSVLLGRSMRHIFRSVDTIITTAITPIALMLLFVYVFGGAISTGTDNYVNYLLPGIMLIAIASGIAYTAVRLFTDMKSGIFERFQSMPIARSSVLWAHVLTSLVANGLSLVIIVLVALLMGFRTSASLLAWLAVAGILTLFTLALTWLAIIAGLSAKSLDGAGGFSYPLIFLPFISSAFVPTETMPGPVRWFAENQPVTSIVNTIQDLFASRPVGNDIWIALAWCVGILVLAYVFAMVVYRRKIT, encoded by the coding sequence ATGAGTACGCATTTCTTCGCGGATACCTCCGTGCTGCTGGGCCGCTCCATGCGGCACATCTTCCGCAGCGTGGACACCATCATCACCACCGCGATCACGCCGATCGCCCTCATGCTGCTGTTCGTCTACGTCTTCGGCGGCGCCATCAGCACGGGCACCGATAACTACGTCAATTACCTGCTGCCTGGAATCATGCTGATCGCGATCGCGTCGGGCATCGCCTACACGGCCGTTCGGTTGTTCACCGATATGAAGAGCGGCATCTTCGAACGATTCCAGTCCATGCCGATCGCACGGTCATCCGTGCTGTGGGCCCATGTCCTGACGTCGCTGGTTGCCAACGGGCTGTCGCTCGTGATCATCGTGCTGGTAGCCCTTCTCATGGGGTTCCGTACATCGGCAAGCCTCCTGGCATGGCTCGCAGTGGCCGGAATCCTGACGCTGTTCACCCTGGCACTCACCTGGCTGGCAATCATCGCCGGCCTGTCAGCGAAGTCCTTGGACGGCGCCGGCGGATTCTCCTACCCGCTGATCTTCCTGCCGTTCATCAGCTCGGCGTTCGTCCCGACGGAGACCATGCCGGGTCCGGTTCGCTGGTTCGCCGAGAACCAGCCGGTCACCTCGATCGTCAACACCATCCAGGATCTGTTCGCGTCTCGCCCGGTTGGCAACGATATCTGGATCGCACTCGCATGGTGCGTCGGCATCCTCGTTCTCGCCTACGTGTTCGCCATGGTCGTCTACCGGCGAAAAATCACCTAA
- a CDS encoding alpha/beta hydrolase encodes MSETRVIQTSLGTVEVMYLPGDKPAVLFFPGGHCSAASDCGWSLYTSEGHGVLAFSRPGYGNTNVGRLTPAEFVPAVAECCEALAIDQTAGAVGISFGGPQAIHAASSLPGLFPRLVLHSCAPSTLAYPDTRLESLSGPVAFSPALQGLTWKALGRLVDSDAGLRRMVGALSKRPVNDWWHTWSVEDKRRARELFQTMRSGTGFVNDLHQARPDRASYRRLVQTRTICPTLVTASRHDAGVAFAHAEDYAGTIPRATLVELSAPSHLFWLGPAYAEAQAAVSAFMASTS; translated from the coding sequence GTGAGCGAGACCCGAGTGATCCAAACAAGCCTGGGTACCGTGGAGGTCATGTACCTGCCCGGGGACAAGCCAGCGGTGCTGTTCTTCCCCGGAGGCCATTGCTCTGCGGCCAGCGACTGCGGGTGGAGCCTGTACACGTCAGAAGGGCACGGGGTGCTGGCGTTTTCTCGCCCAGGCTACGGGAACACCAACGTGGGACGCCTCACCCCGGCCGAGTTTGTCCCGGCGGTGGCTGAGTGCTGCGAGGCCCTGGCGATTGATCAGACTGCAGGGGCCGTGGGGATCTCCTTCGGCGGCCCGCAGGCCATTCACGCCGCGTCGTCCCTGCCGGGATTGTTTCCTCGACTGGTCCTGCACAGCTGCGCCCCTTCAACCCTCGCATACCCAGACACGCGCCTAGAATCGCTGTCAGGCCCGGTGGCTTTCTCCCCGGCCCTGCAGGGCCTGACCTGGAAGGCTCTCGGACGCCTGGTCGATTCCGATGCCGGGCTACGCCGGATGGTCGGCGCACTGTCCAAGAGGCCAGTGAACGACTGGTGGCATACCTGGTCAGTCGAGGACAAGCGACGGGCACGGGAGCTGTTCCAGACCATGCGCTCGGGGACCGGGTTCGTCAACGATCTGCATCAAGCCCGACCTGACCGTGCGTCGTACCGCCGACTGGTCCAAACCCGGACCATCTGTCCGACTCTGGTGACCGCATCACGCCATGATGCCGGTGTCGCCTTCGCCCATGCTGAGGACTATGCCGGCACCATCCCCCGAGCCACACTCGTCGAACTGAGTGCACCCAGCCACCTCTTCTGGCTCGGACCAGCGTATGCAGAAGCCCAGGCAGCTGTCAGTGCGTTCATGGCAAGTACTTCCTGA
- a CDS encoding response regulator, whose product MRTILVVDDEPQLLRALQVNLHAEGYKVLTALDGTTALQHAASNHPDLIVLDLGLPDINGVDVITKIRGTSSTPIIVLSARHRSVDKVRALDAGADDYVTKPFGLDELLARLRVAERRLGTSDGIEQVPTVDVGEFEVDLANRKVIRDGASVRLTPREWAILELLVRNPGRLITQQQMLAKIWGPGYGGETHYLRVYMGQLRRKLEADPARPRHLLTEAGMGYRFEP is encoded by the coding sequence ATGAGAACCATACTTGTCGTGGACGATGAGCCCCAACTGCTGCGCGCGTTGCAGGTAAACCTGCACGCTGAGGGCTATAAGGTGCTGACCGCCCTGGACGGGACGACGGCCCTCCAGCACGCAGCGAGCAACCATCCCGATCTCATCGTTCTGGATCTGGGACTGCCGGACATCAACGGAGTGGACGTCATCACCAAGATCCGAGGCACGAGCAGCACGCCGATCATCGTTCTCTCGGCCCGGCACAGGTCCGTGGACAAGGTCCGGGCCCTCGACGCCGGAGCTGACGACTATGTCACCAAACCCTTTGGACTGGACGAGCTCCTGGCACGGCTGCGCGTCGCCGAACGCCGTCTCGGTACATCCGACGGGATCGAACAGGTCCCGACTGTCGACGTCGGGGAATTCGAGGTGGACCTCGCAAACCGGAAAGTGATCCGCGACGGCGCATCCGTACGGCTCACCCCGCGGGAATGGGCCATCCTGGAACTGCTGGTCCGCAACCCGGGACGGCTCATCACCCAGCAGCAGATGCTGGCCAAGATCTGGGGCCCTGGTTACGGCGGCGAAACCCATTACCTGCGCGTGTACATGGGACAGCTGCGCCGCAAACTTGAGGCCGACCCCGCCAGGCCCAGGCACCTGCTCACCGAAGCCGGAATGGGGTACCGCTTCGAACCCTGA
- a CDS encoding DUF4118 domain-containing protein — MTFAMLQEAHQLLGSGRDVAVGIAADHGRLETRELMTGLEIVAPRLVDADGIDAQEMDVDAVLARHPEVAVVDEYAHSNSSGSRNEQRWQDVEELLDAGIDVLSTVSVQNLASLEDVVSAITQVARKGTVPDEVVRRADQIELVDISPELLRQRISDGNVYPKDRVDAALANEFRLGNLSALREVALIWLADRVDEGLAKYRASEGITANWPARERVVVGLTGGPEGEALIRRASRILSRVNGGDLLAVHVRLSESRLGEAPRTLEVQRQLVTDLGGSYHTVSGDDAAETLLEFARNVNATQIVVGVSRGRLTSRLLGTGVGSNVVRGSGDIDVHMVSHPLGSHGLPRATSRGLGRARTTVGFVLAVLIPVLATGILSLAPELNLATHVLVHLTGVMAVAFIGGLWPAVLAAILDSLLLNYFETDPVGTFSINDPQNLFALLVFLGAAIAVSLLVGLSAKRAQEAARARAEAATLADLARDALIADDTIAAFLDKVRETFQVSSAGLFTRAGDAGGGWELQAHSGKVPPPPPGSAEAGTDAYELPDPRTALAVSGRTLTAGERRLLTAHGAHLLLLRQRHSLQLRLKNTTKLAEGNSIRTSILRAVSHDLRTPLAGIKLAVTALQRQKRRLPDEIRDEMLDTIDSYADRLDSLIGNLLDMSRISSGSTAPLTSPVAWRDAIEDALRGFPGGAIRVDLAPNMPPIDADLGMLERVIANVVENALKYAPGSDIVIIGPASGSGVATINGRPCGELRIVDHGHGVPAADVIAIFEPFQRLDDAPEGLGIGLGLAVAKGFSEAMGGQLAAEPTPGGGLTIVIRLPLSAGPQLTHPETRSTDRSAP, encoded by the coding sequence ATGACTTTTGCCATGCTGCAGGAGGCGCACCAGCTGCTGGGCAGCGGCAGGGATGTTGCTGTCGGGATAGCCGCGGACCACGGCCGGCTGGAAACGCGGGAACTCATGACCGGGCTGGAAATAGTTGCCCCGCGACTGGTTGATGCCGACGGCATCGATGCCCAGGAAATGGACGTCGACGCCGTCTTGGCCCGGCATCCCGAGGTCGCCGTCGTTGATGAGTATGCGCACTCCAACTCATCCGGTAGCAGGAACGAACAGCGGTGGCAGGATGTCGAGGAGTTGCTCGACGCAGGGATCGATGTGCTCTCCACCGTTAGCGTCCAGAACCTTGCCTCTTTGGAAGATGTTGTGTCCGCCATCACCCAGGTGGCACGGAAGGGAACGGTGCCTGATGAGGTCGTTCGCCGGGCGGATCAGATCGAACTCGTCGATATTTCTCCGGAGCTGCTGCGCCAGCGGATCTCGGATGGAAACGTCTATCCCAAGGACAGGGTTGACGCTGCCCTGGCTAATGAATTCCGGCTCGGCAACCTTTCCGCGCTGCGGGAGGTCGCCCTGATCTGGCTCGCAGACAGAGTCGATGAGGGGCTGGCGAAATACCGGGCCAGCGAGGGCATCACAGCGAACTGGCCGGCACGGGAACGCGTTGTCGTCGGTCTCACCGGGGGCCCTGAGGGCGAAGCGCTCATCCGGAGGGCCTCGAGGATTCTGTCGAGGGTCAATGGCGGGGACCTCTTGGCTGTTCACGTTCGCCTTTCTGAGAGTCGGCTTGGGGAGGCGCCGCGGACCCTGGAGGTTCAGCGCCAGCTGGTGACCGATCTGGGCGGCAGCTACCACACGGTGTCAGGTGACGACGCGGCAGAGACGTTGCTGGAGTTTGCCCGCAATGTCAACGCAACCCAGATCGTCGTGGGCGTCTCCCGGGGCCGTCTGACCAGCCGACTGCTGGGCACCGGCGTCGGGTCCAATGTGGTCCGGGGATCCGGCGACATTGACGTTCACATGGTGTCCCACCCCTTGGGCAGTCACGGGCTGCCCAGGGCCACCTCCCGCGGGCTGGGCCGTGCCAGGACAACCGTGGGCTTTGTCCTGGCGGTACTCATCCCCGTATTGGCCACCGGAATCCTGTCCCTGGCCCCGGAGCTTAACCTCGCTACCCATGTACTGGTCCATCTGACCGGAGTCATGGCGGTCGCGTTCATCGGAGGTCTCTGGCCCGCGGTGCTTGCCGCGATTCTGGACTCGCTGCTGCTGAACTACTTCGAGACCGACCCCGTCGGGACCTTCAGCATCAATGACCCGCAGAATCTGTTCGCGTTGCTCGTGTTCCTGGGCGCCGCGATAGCGGTTTCCCTCCTCGTGGGCCTCTCGGCCAAGCGCGCACAGGAGGCTGCCCGCGCCCGTGCGGAGGCCGCGACCCTGGCGGATCTGGCCAGGGACGCGCTGATAGCAGATGACACCATCGCCGCATTCCTGGACAAGGTCCGCGAGACCTTCCAGGTCAGCTCCGCCGGCCTGTTCACCAGAGCCGGAGACGCTGGCGGCGGATGGGAACTTCAAGCCCACTCCGGAAAAGTGCCGCCGCCGCCCCCGGGGTCGGCGGAAGCCGGCACCGATGCCTATGAACTGCCCGATCCGCGGACGGCCCTGGCGGTCTCCGGCAGAACACTCACAGCCGGGGAACGGCGGCTGCTAACAGCGCACGGGGCCCACCTGCTCTTACTCCGGCAGCGTCATTCACTCCAGCTCAGGCTCAAGAACACCACCAAACTGGCTGAGGGCAACAGCATCCGGACATCCATTCTGCGTGCCGTCAGCCATGACCTCCGGACACCGCTGGCCGGAATCAAGCTCGCCGTCACCGCCCTGCAGCGCCAGAAGCGACGCCTTCCCGACGAGATCCGGGATGAAATGCTCGACACCATCGACTCCTATGCCGACCGCCTTGACTCCTTGATCGGCAACCTCCTGGACATGTCCCGAATATCCAGCGGATCCACCGCCCCGCTCACATCTCCAGTGGCCTGGCGCGACGCCATCGAAGACGCGCTACGCGGATTTCCCGGAGGAGCCATCCGGGTCGATCTGGCCCCCAACATGCCCCCCATCGATGCCGATCTCGGCATGCTGGAACGGGTCATCGCCAACGTCGTCGAGAACGCCCTGAAATACGCACCCGGCTCTGACATCGTCATCATCGGACCCGCCAGCGGATCCGGGGTCGCCACCATTAACGGACGCCCCTGCGGGGAACTCCGGATCGTGGACCACGGCCATGGCGTGCCCGCGGCGGACGTGATCGCCATTTTTGAGCCGTTCCAACGCCTCGATGACGCGCCGGAGGGTCTCGGCATAGGACTGGGCCTGGCCGTCGCAAAAGGATTCTCCGAAGCCATGGGCGGACAGCTGGCGGCTGAACCAACGCCAGGAGGAGGACTGACGATCGTGATCCGGCTGCCCCTCTCCGCCGGCCCTCAGCTCACCCACCCCGAAACGCGTAGCACGGACAGGAGCGCGCCATGA
- a CDS encoding aminopeptidase P family protein → MTITTSENASSISELERTKALKNGKKVSLTFSDAEFERRLAGLRSIMAEKDLDAVVLTSYHSIKYYSDFLFTTFGRSYAMVVTKDDSVTVTANIDAGMPWRRSFGDNLVYTDWRRDNYIFAIQEVLRTRGINPRRLGVEDDSLPLDNRNKIQAAFSGATLVDVAQAAMRQRMIKSAEEIEVIKHGARIGDLGGEAIRNAITAGITEYEVALIGTEAMVHEIARTFPNSEIRDTWVWFQSGINTDGAHNWATTRKIQAHDILSLNCFPMTSGYYTALERTLFYGEPDARSLELWNINVEVHKRGLELIKPGAVCKDIAAELNEIYVGHGLLANRTFGYGHSFGVLSHYYGREAGLELREDIDTVLEPGMVVSMEPMITVLDGRPGAGGYREHDILVVGEDGAENITKFPFGPEYNIIGA, encoded by the coding sequence ATGACCATCACCACATCCGAGAACGCATCGTCCATCTCCGAACTGGAGCGCACCAAGGCCCTCAAGAACGGCAAAAAGGTCAGCCTCACGTTCTCCGACGCCGAGTTCGAACGCCGGCTCGCCGGGCTGCGCAGCATCATGGCTGAGAAGGACCTCGACGCCGTCGTCCTGACCAGCTACCACTCCATCAAGTACTACTCCGACTTCCTGTTCACCACTTTCGGGCGCTCATACGCCATGGTGGTCACCAAGGATGACAGCGTCACCGTGACGGCCAATATCGACGCCGGCATGCCCTGGCGCCGCAGCTTCGGCGACAACCTGGTCTACACGGACTGGCGCCGGGACAACTACATCTTCGCCATCCAGGAAGTCCTGCGCACCCGTGGCATCAACCCGCGCCGCCTCGGCGTCGAGGACGACTCGCTGCCGCTGGACAACCGCAACAAGATCCAGGCCGCCTTCTCCGGCGCGACGCTCGTGGACGTGGCGCAGGCAGCGATGCGCCAGCGCATGATCAAGTCAGCCGAGGAAATCGAGGTCATCAAGCACGGTGCCCGGATCGGCGACCTCGGCGGCGAGGCCATCCGCAACGCCATCACGGCCGGCATCACGGAGTACGAGGTCGCCCTGATCGGCACCGAGGCGATGGTCCACGAGATCGCCCGGACGTTCCCCAACTCCGAAATCCGCGACACGTGGGTGTGGTTCCAGTCCGGCATCAACACGGACGGCGCCCACAACTGGGCCACCACCCGCAAGATCCAGGCACACGACATCCTGTCCCTGAACTGCTTCCCCATGACCTCCGGCTACTACACGGCACTGGAGCGCACCCTGTTCTACGGCGAACCCGATGCCCGCTCACTGGAACTCTGGAACATCAACGTTGAGGTCCACAAGCGGGGCCTTGAGCTGATCAAGCCCGGTGCCGTCTGCAAGGACATTGCCGCCGAGCTCAACGAGATTTACGTCGGCCACGGCCTGCTGGCCAACCGCACGTTCGGCTACGGCCACTCCTTCGGAGTCCTGAGCCACTACTACGGCCGCGAAGCCGGTCTGGAGCTCCGCGAGGACATCGACACCGTGCTGGAGCCGGGCATGGTGGTCTCCATGGAGCCGATGATCACCGTCCTGGACGGCCGGCCGGGTGCCGGCGGCTACCGCGAACATGACATCCTCGTGGTGGGCGAAGACGGAGCAGAGAACATCACCAAGTTCCCCTTCGGCCCCGAATACAACATCATCGGAGCCTGA
- a CDS encoding creatininase family protein: protein MDKSVFLEDLDAFAYREVLSSREAIVLIPVGSLEQHGPHLPLGTDTLLSSRFAEGVARRLGALVAQPIAYGYKSQQKSGAATTSPGPPAWTAQRS from the coding sequence ATGGACAAGTCAGTATTTCTGGAAGACCTGGATGCCTTCGCCTACCGCGAAGTCCTGTCCTCCCGGGAAGCGATCGTCCTGATACCTGTCGGGTCCTTGGAGCAGCACGGGCCGCACCTGCCGCTGGGCACTGACACCCTCCTGTCGTCGCGATTTGCGGAGGGTGTCGCAAGGCGCCTGGGGGCACTCGTTGCCCAGCCGATTGCCTACGGGTACAAGTCGCAGCAGAAATCCGGGGCGGCAACCACCTCTCCGGGACCACCAGCCTGGACGGCACAACGCTCATAG